The Candidatus Krumholzibacteriota bacterium DNA segment GCAGCAGGAATTCCTCGGTACTTTCCGGTGGTTGGGATATGTACAGATCGACTCCTGAATCTATATCGGCCTCGATCTCGTCGATGGTTTTTTCCCTGCCGAAAACGATGACCTCGTAGTTTATGAAATTCTTGTCGAATCTTCTCAGGACGGTAAGATAATTCTCGTATTTTTCTGAAGAATCAATGGCGAGAATGACCCCGCCTTCGGGTTCCGTAAAATTAAGGGCAGCGGAGAGATCAACGCAGTGTATCAGTCGCAGTCCCTCCTCGATCGCCAGAGACTGCAGCAATCCCTTTATTTCCTCATTGTCTACAAGCGTCCAGATTTCCGGGTTCATAACCATCACCTGTACAGCAATTTACACCTCTGCATATCAACTTGTCAACATACGATTATCCCGTAATGCCAAGCTTTTTTCATTTATTCCGGAAAATATCGAGCGGATATCACGTCTGGCAGTTATTCGCGCCGCTACCTGCCACGAATTCCAGTACATCGTCGATCTGGAAAGGTTTGATCAGGCATCTCAACGCGCCGGCATTTATACCTTCATCGATCCTCTCCTCGCAACAGGCTCCCGTCATGAGGATATATCTGGCGTCAGGAACGATCTCCATAAGGCTGGTCATCGTTTCTACGCCATCAATGCCGGGAAGGCATATATCGATAAAGGCGATATCAAAACTGTTTTTTCTTGCAAGGTCAATGGCATCCTCTCCCCTGAGAGCGGAAAAAACCCTGCATCTGTTAAGTTCCAGCAGATCAGTCATGAATTCAGTAATTTCGGATTCATCGTCTACAACGAGGACATCTATCAACTACCGACCCCCATTTTTTTCAGCTTTGCCACCGGAATCTTCCGCGGCACCTCATCGCGGGAAACAGCTCGATTGTTGGCCACCTGGGCAGGTACTCCGTTCATCAGCCTGCTGATCCTTCCCTTGAGCCTGAGCATCGCTTTCGTGTGGATCTGACATATCCTCGATTCGGATACTTCGAGCACCCTGCCGATCTCCTTCAGAGTCAATTCCTCATAGTAATAAAGAGTAAGGACTATCCGTTCCTTCTCGGGAAGCTGATCGAGAGTCTCCCTTACGATACCGAACAGTTCCTTTTCCTCGAGTCTCTCGTATGGATTTATCGCGTTGGCGTGAGGTAAGGTGCTTTTCACTACAGAATAGAGGCCTTCGTGATTCGAAGCTATTCCCTGATCAAGACTGATGAGACAGGTAAGCGAGACATCATCGAGCATCTTGTAATATTCATCCATTGATATCTTCAGATATCCGGCGACGTCGGTATCGCTCGCCGTTCTTCCGAGTTTCATCTCCAGATCGGCAAGGACCGTCTCAAGCAATTTCGCCTTGTGCCTTATCGACCTTGGAAACCAGTCCTGC contains these protein-coding regions:
- a CDS encoding response regulator, which encodes MIDVLVVDDESEITEFMTDLLELNRCRVFSALRGEDAIDLARKNSFDIAFIDICLPGIDGVETMTSLMEIVPDARYILMTGACCEERIDEGINAGALRCLIKPFQIDDVLEFVAGSGANNCQT
- a CDS encoding FliA/WhiG family RNA polymerase sigma factor, coding for MKLNTAKKDKSVDRSELWETYRDNKSEKARETLIIEYLHLVKYAVGRVSVSLPNYIEIDDLFSAGLLGLIQAVEKFDTERCVKFETYAIPRIRGAMLDELRAQDWFPRSIRHKAKLLETVLADLEMKLGRTASDTDVAGYLKISMDEYYKMLDDVSLTCLISLDQGIASNHEGLYSVVKSTLPHANAINPYERLEEKELFGIVRETLDQLPEKERIVLTLYYYEELTLKEIGRVLEVSESRICQIHTKAMLRLKGRISRLMNGVPAQVANNRAVSRDEVPRKIPVAKLKKMGVGS